The following proteins are encoded in a genomic region of Armatimonadota bacterium:
- a CDS encoding HEPN domain-containing protein has product VPRTHDLTEILPLLSAGVAVRLDVDELVELNPYPVGVRYPGLGPEPGREEARRALEIARRVRAEARSALPMDELT; this is encoded by the coding sequence GTGCCCAGGACTCACGATCTGACTGAAATACTCCCTCTGCTGTCTGCCGGCGTGGCGGTGAGACTCGACGTTGACGAGCTGGTCGAACTGAACCCCTACCCCGTTGGCGTTCGGTATCCCGGACTGGGTCCAGAGCCGGGCCGTGAAGAGGCTAGACGAGCCCTGGAGATAGCCAGGCGCGTACGGGCCGAGGCGCGGTCGGCCCTCCCGATGGACGAGTTGACGT